In bacterium, the sequence CTTCATGCTCATTAATGATAATCTCTATCGCGATCCAGCCTTTTTCAGTTAAAGGCGAAATAGTCGGTTTTTTTAAAGCTGAGATTATATTAATTATTTCCGGGAGCTTTTTTTCCGGCAGGTTCATTTTTAACCCGACCATTCCTTCCGCCCTGAGCGCCCCTTTAAGAAGTGTAACAATATTTTCAATTTTTTGTTTTTTCCACGTGTCCTTCCACGCCTTTTTATTCGCAATAACCCTTGTTGTGGATTCAAGAATGGTTTCAACAATCCTTAAGTTATTCGCCCTGAGGGAATTCCCTGTTTCTGTCAATTCCGCAATCGCGTCAACAAGTTTTGGAGGTTTTACCTCTGTCGCTCCCCATGAGAATTCAACATCAGCCCTGACATTATTTTTCGCAAGATATTGTCTTGTCACTTCCACAAGTTCAGTCGCGATCCGTTTTCCCTCCAGGTCTTTAACAGTTTTTACAGGTGAATTATTCGGGACCGCCAGAACAAGCCGGACAGGACGAAGCCCTTCTTTTGCGTAAATTAATTCAGCCACTTCAACAACATCGGCTTTGGTTTCCGTTATCCAGTCTTTCCCTGTCAAGCCCATATCAAGGACTTCCTCTTCAATGTATCTCGGGATTTCCTGCGCGCGTATTAAAATCGCTTCAATTTCCTCATCGTCAATAGATGGGAAGTATGACCGTTCAGGACAATGTATTTTAAACCCCGCGTTCTTAAATATTTCAAATGTGGAATTTTTCAGGCTCCCCGCAGGCAAGCCCAGTTTTAATTTGTTCACCTCGCCCTTCCTTTCTCAATTTATAAATTATACACAAAATCCAGATACTTTTCCACAATAAAAAAGGGAGGGGAAATATTCCCCTCCCTTTCCAGTGCAACACATGCTTTTACTATATCACTGGGTCATAACTTCAATAGAAAGCGACCTGAAATCGAAATGCCCATTCCCGTCATCAACTTTGCAGTTAATATTAAACCATACCGACGGCTTGTCCCAGACACTCGCCTTGCTTATGTAAGGCGCCTGCCATTTTATATTTTGACCGTTCGGAGACGGGACAAACATACCGATAGGCAGACCTCCC encodes:
- the hisG gene encoding ATP phosphoribosyltransferase, with product MNKLKLGLPAGSLKNSTFEIFKNAGFKIHCPERSYFPSIDDEEIEAILIRAQEIPRYIEEEVLDMGLTGKDWITETKADVVEVAELIYAKEGLRPVRLVLAVPNNSPVKTVKDLEGKRIATELVEVTRQYLAKNNVRADVEFSWGATEVKPPKLVDAIAELTETGNSLRANNLRIVETILESTTRVIANKKAWKDTWKKQKIENIVTLLKGALRAEGMVGLKMNLPEKKLPEIINIISALKKPTISPLTEKGWIAIEIIINEHEVRELILKLKSAGAEGIVEYPLNKIIL